A single window of Danio rerio strain Tuebingen ecotype United States chromosome 15, GRCz12tu, whole genome shotgun sequence DNA harbors:
- the gdpd1 gene encoding lysophospholipase D GDPD1 isoform X1: MSAVVYVLSTVTGYVLTSAFLLKCPSLLHRRKREAFRSRHISHRGGAGENLENTMAAFKHAVKLGTDMLELDCHLTKDEQVVVLHDSSLKRSTGINAYVADVAYADLPPYLCKLGVSFKRDCYCEGGEDKRIPLLRDVFEAFPSTPVNIDIKVNNDTLIKKVSELVIQYKRQDLTVWGNSSNEIVKKCHKENPQIPILFSLPRVLLLLGLFYTGLLPFVPIKEQFLEIPMPSIVSKLKDPQRQTRSQRFITWLADKVLMRKSLFDHLTGRGIQVYIWVLNDEEDFQRAFDLGATGVMTDYPTKLKEFMEKNNYTTTIK; this comes from the exons ATGAGCGCCGTGGTTTACGTTTTATCCACGGTCACCGGATATGTGCTAACCTCGGCGTTTCTGCTGAAGTGTCCGTCTCTGCTTCACCGGCGAAAGAGAGAAGCCTTCCGGAGCAGACACATCTCTCACCGCGGCG GGGCTGGTGAGAACTTGGAGAACACAATGGCAGCCTTCAAGCA tGCTGTTAAACTAGGCACGGACATGTTGGAGCTGGACTGTCATTTGACCAAGGATGAGCAGGTGGTGGTATTGCATGACTCCAGCCTGAAGAGGTCGACTGGCATTAATGCATACGTTGCTGATGTGGCTTATGCT GATCTTCCTCCTTACCTCTGTAAGCTTGGGGTCAGTTTCAAACGAG ACTGCTACTGTGAAGGAGGAGAAGACAAACGCATCCCCCTGCTGAGAGACGTGTTCGAAGCTTTCCCAAGCACCCCGGTAAACATCGACATCAAGGTCAACAATGACACCCTCATCAAGAAG gtgTCTGAGCTGGTCATTCAGTATAAAAGGCAGGATCTGACCGTCTGGGGAAACTCCAGCAATGAAATTGTTAAGAAATGTCACAAAGAG AATCCACAAATCCCAATCTTGTTCAGTTTGCCTAGGGTGCTTCTGTTACTAGGTCTATTCTACACTGGCCTTCTGCCCTTCGTCCCAATAAAAGAACAATTCCTGGAGATTCCCATGCCTTCAATTGTTTCCAA GCTCAAAGATCCTCAGCGCCAGACACGGAGTCAGCGCTTCATAACATGGTTGGCTGACAA GGTCCTCATGAGGAAATCTCTGTTCGATCATCTGACAGGCAGAGGAATACAG GTGTACATCTGGGTGTTGAACGACGAGGAGGACTTTCAACGTGCCTTTGACCTTGGAGCTACAGGAGTTATGACAGACTATCCCACCAAGCTAAAGGAGTTTATGGAGAAAAACAACTACACTACCACCATTAAATAG